GTAACTGGCAGGCGCTGTACGACGAGATGGTGGCCTACCGCCAGGCCTGCGGCGAAGCGCACGTGAAAGCCATCCTCGCCACCGGCGACCTGGTCACGCTGGAAAACGTCGCCAAGGCCTCGTGGGTCTGCATGATGGCCGGCGCCGATTTCATCAAGACCTCGACCGGCAAGGAAGGCGTCAACGCGACCATCCCGGTGTCGCTGGTGATGGTGCGCGCGATCCGCGACTACCACGAGCAGACTGGCTTCCAGATCGGCTACAAGCCGGCCGGCGGCGTGTCGACCGCGAAGTCGGCGCTGCAATACCTGACCGTGATGAAGGAAGAACTGGGCAATGACTGGCTGCAGCCGCACCTGTTCCGCATCGGCGCGTCCAGCCTGCTGACCGACATCGAGCGCCAGCTGGAGCACTACGTGACCGGCAACTACTCGGCCGCCCATCGCCACGCGCAACCCTAATTTTCCGGACTCGTCATGCCAACAATTAAAGAGATTCTTCAGACCATGGATTACGGTCCCGCACCAGAAAGTACCAAGGAAGCGCTCGCGTGGCTGGACCAGCATGGCCGCCGTTTCGGGCTGTTCATCGATAACGCCTGGACCGACGCTGCGGAAACGTTCGCCACCAACAATCCGGCCGATGGCGCCGAGCTGGCGCAGGTGACGCAGGCGACGCAGGACGACGTCGAGCGCGCCGTCGCCGCCGCACGCCGCGCGCAGCCGGGCTGGGTCGCCATGAAAGGCCACGGCCGCGCGAAGATCATGTACGCGCTTTCGCGTCTGCTGCAGAAGCATGCGCGCCTGTTCGCGGTGCTCGAGACGCTGGACAACGGCAAGACCATTCGCGAAACCCGCGACGCCGACCTGCCGCTGGCCGCGCGCCACTTCTATCATCACGCCGGCTGGGCGCAATTGCAGTCCGAAGAATTCGCCGACTACCGCGCCGTGGGCGTGGTCGGCCAGATCGTGCCGTGGAACTTCCCGCTCCTGATGCTGGCCTGGAAGATCGCGCCGGCGCTGGCCGCCGGTAACACCGTCGTGTTCAAGCCGGCCGAGTACACGCCCTTGACCGCGCTGCTGTTCGCCGAGATCTGCCAGCGCGCCGGCGTGCCGGCGGGTGTCGTCAACATCGTCACCGGCGATGGCCGCGTGGGCGAGGCGATCGTGAATCACCCGGGCATCGACAAGCTGGCCTTCACCGGCTCGACCGAAGTCGGCCGCCTGATCCGCAAGGCCACCGCCGGCAGCGGCAAGAAGCTGTCGCTGGAACTGGGCGGCAAGTCGCCGTTCATCGTGTTCGACGACGCCGACCTGGATGCGGCGGTCGAGGGCCTGGTCGATTCGATCTGGTTCAACCAGGGGCAGGTGTGCTGCGCCGGTTCGCGCCTGCTGGTGCAGGAGTCGGTGTACGACAAATTCATCGCCAAGGTGAAGGCGCGCATGCAGAACCTGCGCGTCGGCTCGCCGCTCGACAAATCGAACGATATCGGCGCGCTGGTCGATCCGGTGCAGCAGCAGCGCATCCACGGACTCGTGGAATCGGCGCGCGCCGAAGGCTGCGAGGTGTGGCAGCCGAACGTGGAACTGTCGACCACCGGCTCGTGGTACCTGCCGACCCTGATCACGGGCGCGTCGACCTCGGCCGCCGTGGCCCAGGCCGAGATCTTCGGACCGGTGCTGGTGGCGATGAGCTTCCGCACCCCGGCCGAGGCGGTGCAACTGGCCAATAACACCGTGTACGGCCTGGCGGCCTGCGTGTGGAGCGAGTCGATCAGCCTGGCGCTGGACGTGGTCCCGCAGATCAAGGCTGGCGTAGTGTGGATCAATACCGCCAACCAGTTCGACGCGGCCTGCGGCTTCGGTGGCTACAAGGAATCGGGTTACGGCCGCGAAGGCGGCAAGGAGGGCATGTACGAGTACCTGGTGCCGCTGGCCGAGGATGCGCGTCCGAGCGCACCTGTCGTCGCCGAGAAGGCCAAGGCGAAGCCAGCGCCGGACGACAGCCCGTTCGCGGTCGACCGCACCGCCAAGCTGTACATCGGCGGCAAGCAGGCGCGCCCCGACGGCGCCTACAGCCGCGCGGTCAATGGCGCCAACGGCGACTTCCTGGCGGATATCGGCGAAGGCAACCGCAAGGACATCCGCAACGCCGTCGAGGCGGCGCACAAGGCGTCCGGCTGGGCCAAGGCCACCGCGCACAACCGCGCGCAGGTGCTGTACTACATCGCCGAGAACCTGGCGATCCGCGCCGACGAATTCGCCCAGCGCATCGCGCAGCAAACCGGCGCGAAGGATGCGGCGCTGGAAGTAGCGGCGTCGATCGAGCGCCTGTTCTACTGGGCGGCGTGGGCCGACAAGTACGACGGCGCGGCCCACCAGCCGCCGATGCACGGCATCACCGTGGCGCTCAATGAGCCGGTCGGCGTGATCGGCATCGTGTGCCCGAACGAGAACCCGCTGCTGGGCTTCATCTCGCTGGTGGCGCCGGCGCTGGCGCTGGGTAATCGCGTGGTGGCGGTGCCGTCCGAGCAGCATCCGCTGAGCGCCATCGACCTGTACCAGGTGCTCGATACCTCGGACCTGCCGGGCGGCGCGCTCAATATCGTCACTGGCTCGGCCGACGAACTGGCGCGCACGCTGGCTTCGCACGGCGATGTCGATGCGGTGTGGCGCCATGACGGCTCGGCTGAAGGTTGCGCCGAAGTCGAGCGCCTGTCGAGCGACTCGCTCAAGCGCACCTGGACCGGCGGCGGCAAGGGCCGCGACTGGTTCGATGCGAAGCAGGCGGGCGGCCGCGCGGTATTGCAGCATGCAAGCCAGGTCAAGAACGTCTGGATTCCGTACGGCGTGTAATCGGCCCGGAACCTCAAAAAAACCCCCGTCATTCCCGCGCAGGCGGGAATCCAAGTACGCTAGCATGACGCGAACGCATTGGATTCCCGCCTCCGCGGGAATGACGTTTTCAGGCTATTAGTGAAAACGGACTTAACTATGTTCCTCCCCCAGGAAATCATCCGCAAGAAGCGTGACGGCGGCGTCCTCTCCGCCGAAGAGATCCGGTTCTTTGTCCGCGGCATCCCTGACGGCAGCGTCACCGAAGGCCAGATCGCGGCGTTTGCGATGGCGGTCTACTTCAAGGACATGACCATGGACGAGCGGGTCGCCTTCACCCTGGCGATGCGCGATTCGGGCCAGGTCATGGAGTGGAAATCCTTGAACTTGCCAGGCCCGGTGGTCGACAAGCATTCGACCGGCGGTGTCGGCGACGTGGTC
This portion of the Telluria beijingensis genome encodes:
- a CDS encoding aldehyde dehydrogenase family protein: MPTIKEILQTMDYGPAPESTKEALAWLDQHGRRFGLFIDNAWTDAAETFATNNPADGAELAQVTQATQDDVERAVAAARRAQPGWVAMKGHGRAKIMYALSRLLQKHARLFAVLETLDNGKTIRETRDADLPLAARHFYHHAGWAQLQSEEFADYRAVGVVGQIVPWNFPLLMLAWKIAPALAAGNTVVFKPAEYTPLTALLFAEICQRAGVPAGVVNIVTGDGRVGEAIVNHPGIDKLAFTGSTEVGRLIRKATAGSGKKLSLELGGKSPFIVFDDADLDAAVEGLVDSIWFNQGQVCCAGSRLLVQESVYDKFIAKVKARMQNLRVGSPLDKSNDIGALVDPVQQQRIHGLVESARAEGCEVWQPNVELSTTGSWYLPTLITGASTSAAVAQAEIFGPVLVAMSFRTPAEAVQLANNTVYGLAACVWSESISLALDVVPQIKAGVVWINTANQFDAACGFGGYKESGYGREGGKEGMYEYLVPLAEDARPSAPVVAEKAKAKPAPDDSPFAVDRTAKLYIGGKQARPDGAYSRAVNGANGDFLADIGEGNRKDIRNAVEAAHKASGWAKATAHNRAQVLYYIAENLAIRADEFAQRIAQQTGAKDAALEVAASIERLFYWAAWADKYDGAAHQPPMHGITVALNEPVGVIGIVCPNENPLLGFISLVAPALALGNRVVAVPSEQHPLSAIDLYQVLDTSDLPGGALNIVTGSADELARTLASHGDVDAVWRHDGSAEGCAEVERLSSDSLKRTWTGGGKGRDWFDAKQAGGRAVLQHASQVKNVWIPYGV